From a region of the Agrobacterium larrymoorei genome:
- a CDS encoding nitrilase-related carbon-nitrogen hydrolase, with product MEFRSPYSHGFVRCAVCTPACEVADPEFNAKAIFELSRQGHDHHVALMVFPELCLPGYAIDDLLGQNILLDAVEASIGAVLTASADLDPVLLIRAPLPREGRLFNCALAVHGGKILGVVPKAHLPNYREFYEKRWFASGRIIRDAEITVAGRSRITGRIGKNERMTGAQDCNELFPKQF from the coding sequence ATGGAATTTCGGTCGCCTTACAGTCATGGCTTTGTGCGATGTGCCGTTTGCACACCAGCATGCGAGGTCGCTGATCCGGAATTTAACGCCAAGGCCATTTTTGAGCTTTCACGCCAGGGACACGATCATCACGTTGCCCTGATGGTGTTCCCTGAACTTTGCCTCCCCGGCTATGCCATCGACGATCTGCTCGGCCAGAATATTCTCCTCGATGCGGTCGAGGCGTCAATCGGTGCGGTTCTCACGGCAAGTGCGGACCTTGATCCAGTACTTTTGATCCGTGCCCCGCTACCGCGTGAGGGACGGCTATTTAACTGCGCTCTGGCGGTTCACGGCGGAAAAATCCTTGGGGTCGTGCCAAAGGCCCATCTGCCTAATTACCGTGAGTTTTACGAGAAACGATGGTTTGCTTCTGGTCGCATCATCAGGGATGCCGAAATAACTGTCGCCGGTAGGTCGCGGATCACTGGCCGTATTGGAAAGAACGAGCGAATGACTGGTGCGCAAGATTGCAACGAGCTGTTCCCCAAACAGTTTTAG
- a CDS encoding SemiSWEET family transporter yields MPQVWKVLKTGDTAAISARMYALTVVGFALWTTFGILRTEWPIILTNSICFCLSGYILIRKIRAICNANLASSARSQAPNEFAGKCKSKNSLSG; encoded by the coding sequence GTGCCGCAGGTCTGGAAGGTACTCAAAACCGGTGATACAGCTGCGATCTCCGCACGCATGTACGCACTAACGGTCGTTGGCTTCGCGCTGTGGACAACTTTCGGCATCCTGAGAACCGAGTGGCCGATCATTCTAACAAATTCGATCTGCTTCTGTCTCTCGGGTTATATCCTCATCAGGAAAATCCGCGCCATATGCAACGCTAATCTCGCTTCGAGTGCAAGATCACAGGCACCAAATGAGTTTGCGGGGAAATGTAAATCGAAGAACTCCCTTTCCGGATAG
- a CDS encoding cupin domain-containing protein, with protein sequence MEVEAIVFEPSDWVPNNQRLPVLYYQVQLDDGDDFETLFALNAWAGIWTDGVFDYQHYHAGAHEVLGVKSGTATLLIGGPDGRMVDVSSGDCLLLPAGTGHQNLGSSEDFQIVGAYPADQHADIQRSAATKGMLQKIASLPLPETDPVHGPSGGLLEKWG encoded by the coding sequence ATGGAAGTCGAGGCAATCGTATTCGAGCCAAGTGATTGGGTACCCAACAATCAGCGGCTTCCCGTTTTGTATTACCAGGTTCAGCTCGACGATGGCGATGACTTTGAAACGCTGTTTGCCCTGAACGCCTGGGCTGGGATCTGGACAGACGGCGTCTTCGATTACCAGCACTATCACGCCGGCGCCCATGAAGTGCTGGGCGTCAAAAGTGGAACTGCAACCTTGCTAATCGGCGGCCCGGACGGCCGAATGGTAGACGTTTCGTCAGGAGACTGCCTCCTCCTGCCGGCTGGCACAGGTCACCAGAACCTCGGAAGCTCAGAAGATTTCCAGATCGTTGGAGCTTATCCCGCGGACCAGCACGCCGATATCCAGCGATCAGCCGCCACAAAGGGAATGCTGCAGAAGATTGCGTCGCTTCCTTTACCCGAGACTGATCCGGTCCACGGCCCTTCAGGCGGGCTGCTCGAAAAATGGGGTTGA
- a CDS encoding winged helix-turn-helix transcriptional regulator, whose amino-acid sequence MERERIILADMPELSVALLELAREHGRITVAEAARVTYASRHTIKDHLKALVDQGHLAPHGAGRGAWYGLS is encoded by the coding sequence ATGGAGCGTGAGCGTATTATCCTCGCCGACATGCCGGAATTATCCGTCGCATTGCTTGAGTTGGCGCGCGAGCACGGGCGGATCACGGTCGCCGAGGCTGCCCGGGTCACCTATGCCAGCCGTCACACCATTAAGGATCATCTCAAGGCACTCGTGGATCAAGGACACCTCGCCCCGCACGGCGCAGGCCGCGGTGCATGGTACGGTCTCTCATGA